One genomic window of Punica granatum isolate Tunisia-2019 chromosome 1, ASM765513v2, whole genome shotgun sequence includes the following:
- the LOC116198436 gene encoding gamma carbonic anhydrase 1, mitochondrial, which translates to MGTLGRAIYTVGFWIRETGQAIDRLGCRLQGNYYFQEQLSRHRTLMNVFDKAPVVDKDAFVAPSASIIGDVQVGRGSSVWYGCVLRGDVNSISVGSGTNIQDNSLVHVAKSNLSGKVLPTTIGDNVTVGHSAVLHGCTVEDEAFVGMGAILLDGVVVEKHAMVAAGALVRQNTRIPAGEVWGGNPAKFLRKLTDEEIAFISQSATNYANLAQVHASENAKPFDEIEFEKVLRKKYAKRDEDYDSMLGVLRETPPELILPDNVKAPQK; encoded by the exons ATGGGGACCCTGGGGAGAGCAATTTACACCGTCGGGTTCTGGATTCGGGAGACGGGCCAGGCGATCGATCGGCTCGGCTGCCGCCTCCAAGGGAACTACTACTTCCAGGAACAAT TGTCGAGGCATCGGACTCTCATGAATGTATTTGATAAAGCGCCGGTCGTGGATAAGGATGCATTCGTAGCTCCTAGTGCTTCTATCATTGGTGATGTTCAAGTGGGGCGTGGATCATCTGTCTGGTATGGCTGCGTTTTAAGAG GTGATGTCAACAGCATCAGTGTTGGATCTGGAACCAACATACAGGATAACTCCCTTGTGCATGTTGCAAAGTCCAACCTCAGCGGCAAAGTATTGCCAACTACCATTGGCGACAATGTTACTGTTG GTCATAGTGCTGTCTTGCATGGTTGTACTGTTGAGGATGAGGCTTTTGTTGGTATGGGAGCTATACTTCTTGATGGTGTTGTTGTTGAGAAACATGCAATGGTTGCTGCTGGAGCACTTGTGAGGCAGAACACAAGGATCCCTGCTGGCGAG GTGTGGGGAGGCAACcctgctaagttcttgaggaAGCTCACAGACGAAGAGATAGCCTTTATTTCTCAGTCGGCTACGAATTATGCCAACCTAGCTCAGGTCCATGCCTCAGAGAATGCAAAACCATTCGACGAGATTGAGTTCGAAAAGGTTCTCCGCAAGAAGTACGCTAAACGGGACGAAGATTACGACTCAATGCTGGGAGTTTTACGTGAAACTCCTCCAGAACTTATCCTACCAGACAACGTCAAGGCCCCACAAAAATGA
- the LOC116198452 gene encoding protein RER1B-like — MEGVGEEGASPVAPIAKWRNDFSRLFQYYLDRSTPHMVERWLGTLAVAMIYVLRVYFVQGFYIVSYALGIYILNLLIGFLSPKVDPEVEALDGASLPTKGSDEFKPFIRRLPEFKFWYAITKAFCIAFLMTFFSVFDVPVFWPILLIYWIVLFILTMKRQIMHMIKYKYVPLNTGKQRYTGRNSAASSSGLRKD, encoded by the exons ATGGAAGGAGTTGGGGAAGAAGGTGCCTCCCCTGTGGCGCCCATAGCGAAATGGAGAAACGATTTCTCTAGGTTATTTCAGTACTACTTGGACCGGTCGACCCCTCACATGGTGGAAAGGTGGCTCGGGACTCTTGCTGTGGCGATGATTTATGTGTTGCGGGTTTACTTCGTCCAAGGGTTCTACATCGTCTCCTATGCTCTAGGAATCTACATCTTGAACTTGTTAATTGGGTTTCTTTCGCCAAAGGTTGATCCCGAGGTGGAAGCTTTGGATGGGGCTTCATTGCCAACAAAGGGTTCGGATGAATTCAAGCCATTCATCCGCCGACTTCCCGAATTCAAGTTCTG GTATGCAATCACTAAGGCTTTCTGCATAGCTTTTCTGATGACCTTCTTCTCGGTGTTTGATGTGCCTGTTTTCTGGCCCATACTGCTCATCTACTGGATTGTGCTCTTCATTCTCACCATGAAGCGCCAAATTATGCACATGATCAAGTACAAATACGTTCCTTTAAACACGGGGAAGCAG AGGTACACTGGAAGGAATTCGGCTGCAAGCAGTAGTGGATTGAGGAAGGATTGA
- the LOC116193319 gene encoding tubby-like F-box protein 5, with amino-acid sequence MPFKTFFREWKDHMKDGIRSTSKGRNSSAVEMSEHQMWDNPCEGSFPSSSSISSSQVFHQQSSSRWANLPPELLLDIISRLESAHRTWPARRDLVACASVCRSWRQATKEVTRTPERCGCLTFPASLKQPGPRETPIQCFIKRERATSTYRLYLGLTPALSGDMSKLLLAARKIRRAMSADFVISLVPDDFSRASSTYVGKLRSNFLGTKFTIYDSQPPTSNTVTIQSKSRMKTYWRSTNLKQVSPRLPVGNFNIATVSYELNVLRTRGPRRMRCTMHSIPVRTVQEQAGESSSAQTLPIDMPDASVPSLSRPNGKVIIDQSPELELAGGSRERDQSLVLKNKAPRWHEQLQCWCLNFKGRVTVASVKNFQLVAASEGGGIIPVSEQESVILQFGKIGKDIFTMDYRYPLSAFQAFAICLSSFDTKPACE; translated from the exons ATGCCATTCAAGACGTTTTTCCGGGAATGGAAGGACCACATGAAAGACGGTATAAGAAGCacatcaaaaggaagaaatAGTAGTGCTGTGGAAATGAGTGAACATCAAATGTGGGACAATCCCTGTGAAGGCTCCTTCCCTTCATCTTCCTCTATATCCTCCTCTCAAGTGTTCCATCAGCAGAGCAGCAGCAGATGGGCAAACCTTCCCCCCGAGCTTCTTCTCGACATAATATCCCGGCTAGAGTCGGCCCACCGTACCTGGCCTGCCAGGAGAGACCTTGTGGCATGTGCCTCGGTTTGTAGGTCTTGGAGGCAAGCCACCAAGGAGGTCACCCGGACTCCAGAGCGATGCGGGTGCCTCACTTTCCCCGCTTCCCTGAAGCAG CCGGGGCCAAGAGAGACTCCGATCCAGTGCTTCATCAAGAGGGAGAGAGCGACTTCCACGTATCGGCTCTATCTGGGTTTGACTCCAG CTTTATCAGGGGACATGAGCAAACTGCTGCTGGCAGCAAGAAAGATCAGAAGGGCAATGAGCGCAGATTTCGTCATATCCTTAGTACCTGATGATTTTTCTCGAGCAAGCAGTACTTATGTCGGCAAACTAAG GTCTAACTTTCTAGGTACCAAGTTCACCATATACGACAGTCAGCCTCCAACTAGCAACACTGTCACAATCCAATCGAAGTCGAGAATGAAAACATATTGGAGATCAACAAATCTCAAGCAGGTGTCTCCACGGTTGCCTGTGGGGAACTTCAACATAGCCACGGTGTCTTACGAGCTCAATGTACTCCGGACCCGAGGTCCGAGGAGAATGCGGTGCACGATGCACTCAATCCCTGTTAGGACCGTCCAGGAACAGGCTGGCGAATCATCCTCGGCCCAGACACTGCCCATAGACATGCCCGATGCATCGGTCCCATCCCTTTCAAGGCCAAATGGAAAGGTCATAATTGATCAAAGCCCGGAACTAGAATTGGCCGGCGGGTCAAGGGAAAGGGATCAGTCGTTGGTTCTGAAGAATAAGGCCCCACGGTGGCACGAGCAGCTCCAGTGCTGGTGCCTGAACTTTAAGGGCCGTGTCACGGTCGCCTCCGTTAAGAACTTCCAGCTAGTTGCAGCATCTGAAGGAGGTGGAATCATCCCTGTGTCAGAACAGGAAAGTGTGATACTACAGTTTGGGAAGATCGGGAAGGACATCTTCACAATGGATTACCGGTACCCGCTCTCGGCTTTTCAGGCATTTGCAATCTGTTTGAGCAGTTTTGACACCAAACCTGCCTGTGAATGA
- the LOC116192192 gene encoding CBS domain-containing protein CBSX3, mitochondrial, translating to MQGIAHAVRSCQEIIRTRTIPRCGNNAKGTITRGKDIFSRIGFVSSSSEVPQKGLENMTVSDVLMTKGEEKTGSWLWCRADDTVYDAVKNMAQNNIGSLVVLKPGDGDQPSIAGIVTERDYLKKIIAHERSPKYTKVGEIMTNEKKLITVSSDTNILQAMQLMTENQIRHVPVIDGKIVGVISVVDVVRAVVEQQSGEVKRLNEFIKGEYY from the exons ATGCAAGGAATAGCACATGCAGTGCGATCTTGCCAGGAGATCATCAGGACAAGAACTATCCCGCGGTGTGGGAACAATGCGAAAGGAACAATCACGAGAGGGAAGGACATATTTTCACGAATCGGTTTTGTATCATCCTCATCGGAAGTGCCACAGAAAGGGCTGGAAAACATGACAGTCTCCGACGTGCTGATGACCAAAGGGGAAGAAAAGACTGGGTCTTGGCTCTGGTGCCGAGCCGATGACACTGTATATGATGCGGTCAAGAAT ATGGCACAAAATAATATCGGATCATTGGTGGTACTAAAGCCAGGAGACGGAGACCAGCCGTCGATTGCTGGAATCGTCACAGAGAGAG ACTATTTGAAGAAGATAATCGCTCACGAAAGATCCCCGAAATACACTAAAGTCGGAGAGATCATGACCAATGAG AAGAAGTTGATAACGGTTTCTTCCGATACGAACATACTTCAAGCGATGCAGCTCATGACCG AGAATCAGATCAGGCATGTTCCTGTTATAGATGGGAAGATAGTTGGCGTGATCTCCGTGGTGGATGTAGTTCGGGCGGTTGTGGAGCAGCAGAGCGGTGAGGTCAAGCGATTGAATGAATTCATCAAAGGAGAGTACTATTAG
- the LOC116197819 gene encoding protein RADIALIS-like 3, producing the protein MASNNSSWTARQNKLFEEALALYDEHIPDRWQKVARAVGSSVEEVKRQYEILEKDVREIESGKVPFPNYR; encoded by the coding sequence ATGGCATCGAACAACTCATCATGGACCGCGAGGCAGAACAAGCTGTTCGAGGAGGCTCTGGCCTTATACGACGAGCACATCCCAGATCGCTGGCAGAAAGTCGCCCGGGCTGTTGGGAGTTCAGTCGAGGAAGTGAAGAGGCAGTACGAGATCCTCGAGAAGGATGTGCGCGAGATAGAGTCGGGCAAAGTCCCTTTTCCAAACTACCGATGA